In the genome of Phycisphaerales bacterium, one region contains:
- a CDS encoding IS66 family transposase zinc-finger binding domain-containing protein, giving the protein MPGARDGHPGARRPPPPRIDQRRTHRRTVCPGCGGPLQRCNRTRTRLIEDLPENLQAVVTEHTIHLDYCPSCKKHVEPVVPDALPIAWKVCSSVVDL; this is encoded by the coding sequence ATGCCCGGCGCGCGTGACGGGCACCCTGGCGCCCGCCGGCCGCCGCCGCCGCGCATCGACCAGCGCCGCACGCACCGCCGCACAGTCTGCCCGGGCTGCGGCGGCCCGCTGCAACGCTGCAATCGAACCCGCACGCGTCTGATCGAAGACCTGCCCGAGAACCTGCAAGCGGTCGTCACCGAGCACACGATTCACCTCGACTACTGCCCGAGCTGCAAAAAGCACGTCGAACCGGTCGTGCCGGACGCGTTGCCCATTGCATGGAAGGTTTGCAGTTCAGTCGTCGATCTGTAG
- the amrS gene encoding AmmeMemoRadiSam system radical SAM enzyme, protein MALGELLAGHTAPAADPLIRREADGVLRCLACGHRCRVLPGRAGVCRVRFERDGTLRVPHGYVAGLAVDPIEKKPFFHVLPGRNALSFGMLGCDLHCAYCQNWVTSQALRDDEAVTAPTFITPAEIVRLAQQHGCPLLTSTYNEPLITAEWAVEIFRAGRPAGLRGSFVSNGHGTPEALAYLRPHVDCYKIDLKAFRDASYRRLGGVLENVLATVRLAWELGFWVEVVTLVVPGLNDEEAELRDIAEFLAGVSPEIPWHVTAFHPDYRMTELPRTTVEGVLRAHAVGRAAGLHYVYAGNLPGYVGACEDTHCPDCRRAVIRRRGFKVLVNELHAGGCPECGRALAGVWQ, encoded by the coding sequence ATGGCGCTGGGGGAACTCCTCGCCGGACATACTGCGCCGGCCGCAGACCCCTTAATCCGCCGTGAGGCGGACGGCGTGCTCCGCTGCCTGGCCTGCGGACATCGTTGCCGCGTACTGCCCGGACGCGCAGGCGTTTGTCGTGTACGGTTCGAGCGTGACGGCACACTGCGGGTACCGCACGGCTACGTCGCCGGACTCGCCGTTGATCCGATCGAGAAGAAGCCCTTTTTTCACGTCCTGCCGGGCCGGAATGCGTTGTCATTCGGCATGTTGGGGTGCGACCTGCATTGCGCCTACTGCCAGAACTGGGTCACGAGCCAAGCGCTGCGCGATGATGAGGCCGTCACCGCGCCGACCTTCATCACGCCCGCGGAAATCGTCCGCCTGGCTCAACAGCACGGTTGCCCGCTGCTCACCAGCACCTACAACGAACCGCTGATTACCGCAGAGTGGGCGGTCGAAATCTTCCGGGCCGGCCGCCCGGCCGGCCTGCGCGGCAGCTTCGTGTCCAACGGGCATGGCACGCCCGAGGCACTCGCGTACCTGCGACCCCACGTGGATTGCTACAAGATTGACTTGAAGGCCTTCCGGGATGCCAGCTATCGGCGACTGGGTGGCGTGCTGGAAAACGTGCTCGCGACAGTTCGGCTGGCGTGGGAGCTGGGATTCTGGGTGGAAGTTGTCACGCTCGTGGTGCCGGGGCTGAACGACGAAGAAGCCGAGCTGCGCGACATCGCGGAGTTTCTCGCAGGCGTGTCGCCGGAGATCCCCTGGCACGTGACGGCATTCCATCCTGACTATCGCATGACCGAGCTTCCGCGCACCACCGTAGAAGGGGTCTTGCGCGCCCACGCCGTGGGACGTGCGGCCGGGCTGCATTACGTCTATGCGGGGAATCTTCCCGGCTACGTCGGGGCCTGCGAGGACACACATTGTCCGGATTGCCGGCGCGCAGTGATCCGGAGGCGCGGCTTCAAGGTCCTGGTGAACGAGCTGCACGCGGGTGGTTGTCCGGAGTGCGGACGGGCCTTGGCAGGCGTGTGGCAATAG
- a CDS encoding SpoIIE family protein phosphatase translates to MARPHIQVIVAGDRVPECLRGALASTHATSSFMTLGNALHAEALQHAAAVVLVLPDAVGPLSGPLRILFDRLEGAPRATLLITSSGRPVPTLRHPPSVPVTDGSNLDEAALGSRLAALLSMRKSLHTLHTGLVANRRTGEHIAQRYMRQLRLASQVQRGFLPTSLPQLPGLQFDALFRPVDYVSGDIYDVHRLDEEHVAIALADATGHGISAALLTVYIKRALRGKEIHGGRYRILPPDEVLQGLNRDIQDAELSDCSFVAAVYGVLNTRTRSLALARGGTPYPLLRSANGKLSTVTSAGSVVGVMPHPHFEVAYLQLEPGDSLVLYSDGLERMVLPEYVQDGVPAGLRRAAARITGWNRTAIAAAERSATQPVAALSAPVLAAAGSGGSHTATQARPRPHTNGDRGGQVFSASAAEQVGRLRPKRTTDVLHSNWARTLEREGCHAALAQLAGRQKALRRLGFPLDDLTVVTLQIDD, encoded by the coding sequence ATGGCCCGTCCACACATCCAGGTCATTGTCGCCGGCGACCGCGTACCGGAGTGCCTACGGGGCGCATTAGCCAGCACACATGCGACCAGCAGTTTCATGACGCTCGGTAACGCCCTGCACGCCGAAGCATTGCAGCATGCCGCGGCGGTCGTGCTCGTACTGCCCGATGCCGTCGGCCCCCTGTCCGGACCACTCCGTATCCTTTTCGACCGGCTCGAGGGCGCCCCACGCGCGACGCTCCTGATCACTTCCAGTGGTCGTCCTGTCCCGACCCTGCGACACCCACCCAGTGTGCCTGTTACGGACGGAAGCAATCTCGACGAGGCCGCCTTGGGCAGCCGCCTCGCCGCCCTCCTTTCCATGCGCAAATCGCTCCACACGCTTCACACCGGGCTGGTCGCGAACCGCCGCACCGGCGAGCACATCGCGCAGCGCTACATGCGGCAGCTCCGCCTCGCGAGTCAGGTTCAGCGCGGCTTTCTGCCGACCAGTCTCCCGCAGTTGCCCGGTCTGCAGTTCGATGCGCTGTTCCGCCCGGTCGACTATGTCTCCGGCGATATCTACGATGTACATCGCCTCGACGAGGAGCACGTCGCCATCGCCCTGGCCGACGCCACCGGTCACGGCATCTCGGCCGCCCTGTTGACCGTTTACATCAAGCGGGCCCTTCGTGGCAAAGAGATCCATGGAGGGCGCTATCGCATCCTCCCCCCGGATGAGGTACTGCAAGGGCTGAATCGCGACATCCAGGATGCCGAGCTCTCGGACTGTTCATTCGTGGCGGCGGTCTACGGCGTCCTGAACACCCGTACACGTTCACTGGCGCTGGCCCGCGGCGGCACGCCGTATCCGTTGCTGCGTTCCGCGAATGGGAAGCTCTCGACCGTCACTTCGGCCGGCAGCGTGGTGGGCGTCATGCCGCATCCGCACTTCGAAGTGGCCTACCTGCAACTGGAACCGGGCGACAGTCTCGTACTGTACTCCGACGGTCTTGAGCGGATGGTACTGCCCGAATACGTCCAAGACGGGGTGCCCGCGGGACTGCGCCGCGCAGCCGCCCGCATCACCGGCTGGAATCGTACGGCGATCGCGGCGGCCGAGCGTTCGGCCACACAACCTGTGGCGGCCCTCTCCGCGCCGGTGCTCGCGGCGGCCGGGAGCGGTGGCAGCCATACGGCTACGCAAGCCCGGCCGCGACCGCACACCAACGGCGACCGTGGGGGACAGGTGTTCTCGGCCTCGGCCGCTGAGCAAGTCGGACGTCTGCGGCCAAAACGCACCACGGACGTACTGCACTCGAATTGGGCGCGAACCCTGGAGCGGGAGGGCTGCCACGCGGCCCTGGCACAACTGGCAGGTCGTCAGAAGGCCCTACGCCGCCTCGGCTTTCCGCTCGATGACTTGACCGTCGTGACACTACAGATCGACGACTGA
- a CDS encoding carbohydrate ABC transporter permease, protein MSRSSLANWARAVLLAIVGGLWVAPLVWMVGTSVKPQEEVTTGQFQLLPREPARIGLYAYENYYAGRARFSGPDGLERAGYEGVLTSDNVHFILYLRNTLIVALLGVCGMVLSSAIAAYGFARIQWPGRNAIFLCVLTTTMIPFPAIMIPSYFLFKSFGWIGTLAPLWVPALFGNAFNIFLLRQFFLQIPNDLSEAARLDGLSHWGIFWRIILPLSRPALVVVALFHTMFVWNDFLGPLIYLNHQETFTLALGLQFYQAQHGGTPWNLLMAACTLVTLPLLVLFALSQRTFIEGIASTGIKG, encoded by the coding sequence ATGTCTCGATCCTCGCTTGCGAACTGGGCCCGCGCCGTGCTCCTCGCCATCGTCGGTGGCCTCTGGGTGGCGCCCCTCGTCTGGATGGTCGGTACCAGCGTCAAGCCGCAGGAAGAAGTCACCACCGGGCAGTTCCAACTGCTGCCCCGGGAACCCGCCCGGATCGGCCTCTACGCGTACGAGAACTACTACGCCGGTCGCGCGCGCTTCAGCGGCCCCGACGGTCTCGAACGCGCCGGATACGAGGGTGTTCTGACAAGTGATAACGTCCATTTCATCCTCTACCTGCGCAACACGCTCATCGTCGCTCTGCTCGGTGTATGTGGCATGGTTCTCTCCAGCGCAATCGCTGCGTATGGCTTCGCCCGCATACAGTGGCCGGGCCGGAATGCCATCTTTCTGTGCGTGCTCACGACGACCATGATTCCGTTTCCCGCGATCATGATCCCCTCGTATTTCCTCTTCAAGTCATTCGGTTGGATCGGCACGCTGGCACCGCTGTGGGTTCCCGCCCTTTTCGGCAACGCCTTCAACATCTTTCTACTCCGCCAGTTCTTCCTCCAGATTCCCAACGACCTGTCCGAAGCCGCGCGTCTCGACGGGCTCAGCCATTGGGGCATCTTCTGGCGCATTATTCTGCCGCTCTCCCGCCCCGCGCTGGTCGTCGTCGCGCTCTTTCACACGATGTTCGTCTGGAATGATTTCCTCGGACCCCTCATCTACCTCAATCACCAGGAAACCTTCACGCTGGCACTCGGCCTGCAGTTCTATCAGGCCCAGCACGGTGGCACGCCCTGGAACCTGCTGATGGCCGCCTGCACGCTCGTCACCCTCCCGCTGCTCGTGCTGTTCGCGTTGAGCCAGCGCACCTTCATCGAGGGCATTGCCAGTACCGGAATCAAGGGATAG
- a CDS encoding PTS sugar transporter subunit IIA: MELRKILTPERVRVPLQGKDKTSVITELIDLLAADGGLTNREAALEAVLKREAERSTGIGYGLAIPHGKTNGSDKLALAVGMPAEPVDFQSVDGRPVTFVALLVSPPDQTGPHIRALAKVSGLMNNEEFRQKLGQIHASQELYDAIMECDAADH, translated from the coding sequence ATGGAACTACGCAAGATTCTGACGCCTGAACGCGTACGCGTCCCGCTGCAAGGTAAGGACAAAACCTCGGTTATCACCGAGTTGATCGATCTGCTCGCCGCGGACGGGGGGCTCACCAACCGTGAGGCCGCATTGGAGGCGGTACTCAAGCGCGAGGCCGAGCGTTCCACCGGCATCGGCTACGGGCTTGCGATCCCGCACGGAAAGACCAATGGCAGCGACAAGCTGGCACTCGCGGTGGGGATGCCGGCTGAGCCGGTTGACTTCCAGAGCGTGGATGGCCGACCGGTGACTTTCGTAGCCCTGCTCGTGAGCCCGCCGGACCAGACGGGACCACACATCCGGGCGCTCGCCAAGGTCAGTGGGCTGATGAACAACGAGGAATTCCGGCAGAAACTTGGACAGATCCACGCGTCACAAGAACTGTACGACGCCATCATGGAGTGCGATGCCGCTGACCATTGA
- the ligA gene encoding NAD-dependent DNA ligase LigA, with protein sequence MADTPSRDSTDLVARIEALRTKIRRHDHLYYTLATPEISDEQYDALLRDLRALEAAHPELITPDSPTQRVGEQPLTGFRHVRHAWPMLSIDNTYSAAELREFDVRIRRALGEEPFAYMVDPKIDGVAVSLRYEHGAFVLGATRGDGETGDDITANLRTLRSIPLRLVGTDWPAVLEVRGEVYWPRADFDRVNRLRMEAGEEPFKNPRNATAGTLKQLDARRVAERQLQFQCHGFGVLVPPPEEDALYSVLLERVREWGLPVSPHRQYCTDIAEVLAFVERWEAERRTLPYDTDGLVIKIDALSQRARLGFTSRAPRWCIAYKYAAERAESRLLSVDYQVGKLGTITPVANLAPVDLAGTTVKRASLHNFDQVRRLDLHLDDIVQVEKAGEIIPQVVAVDASRRKPDAQAIQAPTACPECGGEVQQDDGGVYLRCINPACPAQVIERLRFFCARDQMDIEGAGIKLIEALVQAGLVHTYADLYRLHERRPELLLLDRMGEKSVDNLLAAISASRNRPLARVLAALNIRHVGVNTAELLATHFGDIATLTAADEVALQAVDGIGPEVARAVREWLSSASGAATIAELRAAGLRMTQPQTVVSTASGPLAGLTIVVTGKLEHYSRDEIEALIKTHGGKPASSVSRKTAFVVAGAEAGSKLEKARSLGVPVLTETDFRSRIGAE encoded by the coding sequence ATGGCGGATACGCCGTCGCGGGATTCGACCGACCTGGTCGCCCGCATCGAAGCCCTGCGGACGAAGATCCGCCGGCACGACCATCTGTACTACACGCTGGCGACGCCGGAGATCTCCGACGAGCAGTACGACGCGCTGCTGCGCGACTTGCGCGCTCTGGAAGCTGCACACCCGGAGTTGATCACGCCGGACTCACCGACCCAACGCGTCGGAGAACAGCCGCTCACCGGATTCAGGCACGTCCGCCATGCATGGCCCATGCTGTCGATCGACAACACCTACTCGGCAGCCGAGCTACGCGAGTTCGACGTCCGCATTCGCCGGGCGCTTGGGGAGGAACCCTTCGCGTACATGGTCGACCCCAAGATCGACGGCGTCGCGGTGTCACTGCGTTATGAGCATGGTGCTTTCGTGCTCGGAGCCACCCGCGGCGATGGCGAAACCGGAGATGACATTACAGCCAACCTGCGTACCCTGCGGAGCATTCCGCTACGGCTGGTCGGCACGGATTGGCCAGCGGTGCTGGAGGTGCGCGGGGAGGTGTACTGGCCGCGGGCGGATTTTGACCGCGTCAATCGCCTGCGTATGGAAGCCGGAGAAGAACCATTCAAGAACCCGCGCAATGCGACTGCCGGGACACTGAAACAACTCGACGCGCGCCGGGTGGCGGAGCGGCAGTTGCAGTTCCAGTGTCACGGGTTCGGTGTCTTGGTGCCGCCGCCGGAGGAGGATGCGCTATACAGCGTGCTGCTCGAGCGCGTGCGGGAATGGGGACTACCGGTGAGCCCACACCGCCAATACTGCACAGACATTGCGGAGGTGCTCGCGTTCGTAGAGCGCTGGGAGGCCGAGCGCCGCACCTTACCGTACGACACGGACGGGCTGGTGATCAAGATCGACGCCCTCTCCCAGCGTGCCCGCTTGGGGTTCACCAGCCGCGCACCGCGCTGGTGCATCGCCTACAAGTATGCGGCTGAGCGGGCAGAGTCGCGGCTGCTCTCGGTGGATTACCAGGTTGGCAAGCTGGGCACCATAACGCCGGTCGCGAACCTCGCCCCCGTGGACCTCGCCGGTACGACCGTCAAACGCGCCAGTTTACACAACTTTGACCAGGTGCGACGCCTCGACCTGCACCTCGACGATATTGTGCAGGTCGAGAAGGCGGGTGAGATCATCCCGCAAGTGGTCGCTGTGGATGCAAGCCGCCGCAAACCCGACGCGCAGGCCATCCAAGCGCCGACGGCCTGTCCGGAATGTGGGGGCGAGGTGCAGCAGGACGATGGTGGCGTCTACCTGCGGTGCATCAACCCGGCGTGCCCGGCGCAGGTCATCGAGCGGCTGCGGTTTTTTTGCGCCCGGGACCAAATGGACATCGAAGGCGCAGGCATCAAACTGATCGAAGCACTGGTTCAGGCGGGACTCGTGCATACCTATGCCGACCTGTACCGACTGCACGAACGCCGCCCGGAACTGCTGCTGCTCGACCGCATGGGTGAAAAGAGCGTCGATAACTTGCTGGCGGCCATCTCCGCCAGTCGCAATCGTCCACTGGCGCGTGTCCTCGCGGCGCTGAACATCCGGCATGTAGGCGTGAACACGGCCGAATTGCTGGCCACGCACTTTGGTGATATCGCTACCTTGACCGCGGCGGACGAGGTGGCGCTGCAGGCGGTAGATGGGATCGGGCCCGAGGTAGCACGGGCGGTGCGGGAGTGGTTGAGCAGCGCAAGTGGCGCCGCCACGATCGCCGAGCTGCGTGCCGCGGGTCTGCGCATGACGCAACCGCAGACCGTGGTCAGCACCGCGTCCGGACCACTGGCTGGTCTGACCATCGTGGTAACAGGCAAGCTGGAGCACTACTCCCGGGATGAAATCGAGGCGCTGATCAAGACGCACGGCGGCAAGCCGGCCAGCAGCGTCAGCCGCAAGACCGCGTTCGTGGTCGCAGGGGCGGAAGCCGGCAGCAAGCTCGAAAAAGCCCGTTCTCTGGGAGTACCGGTGCTCACGGAGACCGATTTTCGGTCCCGGATCGGCGCTGAGTGA